A region of Clarias gariepinus isolate MV-2021 ecotype Netherlands chromosome 25, CGAR_prim_01v2, whole genome shotgun sequence DNA encodes the following proteins:
- the kirrel1b gene encoding kin of IRRE-like protein 1b isoform X1 — MAWFCILTLAVGVHVNKVLAGPRFSQEPADQSVVLGERVVLSCVVFNYTGIVQWTKDGLALGIGEDLRAWPRYRVLRIIDVGQYNLEISSAELSDDSLYECQATEAALRSRRAKLTVLIPPDDPVIEGAPEILLTAGISYNLTCVSRGAKPLSTIEWYKDGVIVEGAHTSTEVLPDRKRVTTRSFMPIQPVDTDTGHNFTCVASNLAVPLGKRASVTLNVHHAPTVLLSIEPRSVLEGERVTFTCQATANPPIMGYRWAKGGVILEGARESVFVTTADHSFFTEPVSCQVFNAVGSTNVSILVDVHFGPILVVEPRPVTVDVDSDVTLNCKWAGNPPLTLTWTKKGSSMVLSNNNQLYLKSVSQADAGQYVCKAIVPRIGVGETEVTLTVNGPPIISSEPVQYAVRGEKGEIKCYIASTPPPDKIVWAWKENVWEKDRGTLSERYTVEQSKPASEGGAVLSTLTINNVIESDFQSTYNCTAWNSFGPGTMIITLAETDIVPVGIIAGGTVGSSILLLLFLLTLAFYLYRQRKARRRGVALKPDIKVETVNKETPSLEEDTASVSTASRMFLPSVSLSPSTQPFKEDTELKQETRSETLETKEEYELKDPTNGYYNVRATTHEEGRTTARYQEFRPQNPAAASTSAAGPAPGINPAPIGRYEPRPPSRITHNTYAHFSTIARTKQSQGPPKAALQTTDYSRECGLLESTNPLTYDTYGYQPTAQYAQYRLGFAPPLEEGPAYEMYPTGQGVGPSQGVGPDAGLGKYGSSTRFSYSSPPTEYSQRHTQRMQTHV, encoded by the exons TACTGGCCGGGCCACGCTTTTCTCAGGAGCCAGCAGATCAGTCGGTGGTGTTGGGAGAGCGGGTTGTACTTTCCTGTGTGGTGTTTAACTACACGGGCATCGTCCAGTGGACCAAAGATGGGCTTGCTTTGGGCATTGGAGAGGACCTGCGGG CATGGCCGCGTTATCGTGTATTAAGGATCATTGACGTGGGTCAGTATAACCTGGAGATTTCGTCGGCCGAGCTGTCAGACGACTCTCTGTATGAGTGTCAAGCCACTGAAGCGGCTCTGAGATCCAGACGAGCCAAACTCACCGTCCTCA TTCCCCCGGATGATCCGGTGATAGAAGGAGCGCCAGAGATTCTGTTGACGGCAGGAATCTCCTACAACCTTACATGTGTGTCCCGAGGGGCCAAACCACTGTCGACCATAGAGTGGTACAAAGATGGTGTTATAGTGGAAGGAGCTCATACTAGTACT GAGGTTTTACCTGACAGGAAGCGAGTAACCACTCGCAGTTTCATGCCTATTCAGCCAGTAGACACAGACACCGGACACAACTTTACCTGTGTCGCCTCCAATCTGGCTGTGCCACTGGGCAAACGAGCCAGTGTCACACTCAACGTGCACC atgctccCACAGTTTTATTATCTATTGAACCTCGCTCAGTTCTAGAGGGAGAAAGGGTAACATTTACATGCCAAGCTACAGCCAACCCTCCTATCATGGGCTACAG gtGGGCTAAAGGTGGAGTAATCCTGGAGGGAGCAAGGGAAAGTGTGTTTGTGACTACGGCTGATCACTCGTTCTTCACCGAGCCTGTTTCCTGCCAGGTGTTCAATGCTGTGGGCAGCACCAACGTCAGCATATTGGTGGATGTTCACT TTGGTCCGATCCTGGTAGTGGAACCAAGGCCGGTAACGGTGGATGTGGACTCTGATGTAACACTGAACTGTAAATGGGCAGGGAATCCTCCTCTTACACTCACCTGGACAAAAAAGGGCTCCAGTATG GTGCTCAGTAATAACAATCAGTTGTATTTGAAGTCAGTGAGTCAGGCTGATGCAGgacagtatgtgtgtaaagccATCGTACCCAGGATTGGGGTTGGAGAGACAGAGGTCACACTCACAGTCAATG GTCCACCAATTATTTCAAGTGAACCAGTTCAGTATGCTGTAAGAGGTGAGAAGGGTGAGATCAAATGCTACATTGCAAGCACACCTCCTCCGGACAAAAtt GTATGGGCCTGGAAGGAGAATGTGTGGGAGAAAGACAGAGGCACTCTGTCAGAGCGATACACAGTAGAGCAGAGCAAGCCAGCATCAGAAGGGGGCGCTGTGCTCTCCACCCTCACCATCAATAATGTGATAGAGTCAGACTTTCAATCAACATACAACTGCACAGCCTGGAACTCATTCGGACCAGGAACCATGATCATCACACTGGCGGAGACAG ATATTGTCCCTGTGGGAATAATAGCTGGTGGGACAGTCGGCTCGTCCATCCTGCTTCTTCTCTTCTTGCTTACCCTGGCCTTCTACCTCTATCGCCAACGAAAAGCCC GTCGTCGAGGTGTTGCACTAAAGCCTGACATTAAAGTGGAGACAGTCAACAAGGAGACACCAAGCCTAGAGGAAGACACAGCAAGTGTCTCCACAGCATCTCGCATG TTTCttccctctgtctccctctctccctccacTCAGCCTTTCAAGGAGGACACAGAACTGAAGCAGGAGACACGCAGTGAAACACTGGAGACAAAGGAGGAGTACGAGCTGAAG GATCCAACAAACGGCTATTACAACGTACGTGCGACGACCCACGAAGAAGGGCGCACCACGGCACGCTACCAGGAATTCCGCCCACAAAATCCGGCCGCAGCCTCTACCTCTGCAGCAGGCCCAGCACCAGGTATTAATCCCGCTCCCATCGGCCGCTATGAACCGCGCCCACCATCCCGGATTACTCACAACACCTACGCCCACTTCAGCACCATCGCCAGAACCAAACAAAGCCAGGGTCCACCGAAAGCAGCGCTTCAGACCACAGATTATTCCAGAGAATGTGGTCTGCTGGAATCGACCAACCCGCTCACTTATGACACGTATGGATACCAACCCACGGCGCAATACGCTCAGTACAGGCTTGGTTTCGCTCCGCCGCTTGAGGAAGGACCAGCGTATGAGATGTACCCAACAGGACAGGGAGTGGGGCCGAGTCAAGGGGTCGGGCCAGATGCTGGACTGGGGAAGTACGGGAGCTCGACACGCTTCTCCTATTCGTCTCCACCTACAGAATACTCTCAGAGACACACCCAGAGGATGCAGACACATGTATGA
- the kirrel1b gene encoding kin of IRRE-like protein 1b isoform X2, with amino-acid sequence MAWFCILTLAVGVHVNKVLAGPRFSQEPADQSVVLGERVVLSCVVFNYTGIVQWTKDGLALGIGEDLRAWPRYRVLRIIDVGQYNLEISSAELSDDSLYECQATEAALRSRRAKLTVLIPPDDPVIEGAPEILLTAGISYNLTCVSRGAKPLSTIEWYKDGVIVEGAHTSTEVLPDRKRVTTRSFMPIQPVDTDTGHNFTCVASNLAVPLGKRASVTLNVHHAPTVLLSIEPRSVLEGERVTFTCQATANPPIMGYRWAKGGVILEGARESVFVTTADHSFFTEPVSCQVFNAVGSTNVSILVDVHFGPILVVEPRPVTVDVDSDVTLNCKWAGNPPLTLTWTKKGSSMVLSNNNQLYLKSVSQADAGQYVCKAIVPRIGVGETEVTLTVNGPPIISSEPVQYAVRGEKGEIKCYIASTPPPDKIVWAWKENVWEKDRGTLSERYTVEQSKPASEGGAVLSTLTINNVIESDFQSTYNCTAWNSFGPGTMIITLAETDIVPVGIIAGGTVGSSILLLLFLLTLAFYLYRQRKARRRGVALKPDIKVETVNKETPSLEEDTASVSTASRMPFKEDTELKQETRSETLETKEEYELKDPTNGYYNVRATTHEEGRTTARYQEFRPQNPAAASTSAAGPAPGINPAPIGRYEPRPPSRITHNTYAHFSTIARTKQSQGPPKAALQTTDYSRECGLLESTNPLTYDTYGYQPTAQYAQYRLGFAPPLEEGPAYEMYPTGQGVGPSQGVGPDAGLGKYGSSTRFSYSSPPTEYSQRHTQRMQTHV; translated from the exons TACTGGCCGGGCCACGCTTTTCTCAGGAGCCAGCAGATCAGTCGGTGGTGTTGGGAGAGCGGGTTGTACTTTCCTGTGTGGTGTTTAACTACACGGGCATCGTCCAGTGGACCAAAGATGGGCTTGCTTTGGGCATTGGAGAGGACCTGCGGG CATGGCCGCGTTATCGTGTATTAAGGATCATTGACGTGGGTCAGTATAACCTGGAGATTTCGTCGGCCGAGCTGTCAGACGACTCTCTGTATGAGTGTCAAGCCACTGAAGCGGCTCTGAGATCCAGACGAGCCAAACTCACCGTCCTCA TTCCCCCGGATGATCCGGTGATAGAAGGAGCGCCAGAGATTCTGTTGACGGCAGGAATCTCCTACAACCTTACATGTGTGTCCCGAGGGGCCAAACCACTGTCGACCATAGAGTGGTACAAAGATGGTGTTATAGTGGAAGGAGCTCATACTAGTACT GAGGTTTTACCTGACAGGAAGCGAGTAACCACTCGCAGTTTCATGCCTATTCAGCCAGTAGACACAGACACCGGACACAACTTTACCTGTGTCGCCTCCAATCTGGCTGTGCCACTGGGCAAACGAGCCAGTGTCACACTCAACGTGCACC atgctccCACAGTTTTATTATCTATTGAACCTCGCTCAGTTCTAGAGGGAGAAAGGGTAACATTTACATGCCAAGCTACAGCCAACCCTCCTATCATGGGCTACAG gtGGGCTAAAGGTGGAGTAATCCTGGAGGGAGCAAGGGAAAGTGTGTTTGTGACTACGGCTGATCACTCGTTCTTCACCGAGCCTGTTTCCTGCCAGGTGTTCAATGCTGTGGGCAGCACCAACGTCAGCATATTGGTGGATGTTCACT TTGGTCCGATCCTGGTAGTGGAACCAAGGCCGGTAACGGTGGATGTGGACTCTGATGTAACACTGAACTGTAAATGGGCAGGGAATCCTCCTCTTACACTCACCTGGACAAAAAAGGGCTCCAGTATG GTGCTCAGTAATAACAATCAGTTGTATTTGAAGTCAGTGAGTCAGGCTGATGCAGgacagtatgtgtgtaaagccATCGTACCCAGGATTGGGGTTGGAGAGACAGAGGTCACACTCACAGTCAATG GTCCACCAATTATTTCAAGTGAACCAGTTCAGTATGCTGTAAGAGGTGAGAAGGGTGAGATCAAATGCTACATTGCAAGCACACCTCCTCCGGACAAAAtt GTATGGGCCTGGAAGGAGAATGTGTGGGAGAAAGACAGAGGCACTCTGTCAGAGCGATACACAGTAGAGCAGAGCAAGCCAGCATCAGAAGGGGGCGCTGTGCTCTCCACCCTCACCATCAATAATGTGATAGAGTCAGACTTTCAATCAACATACAACTGCACAGCCTGGAACTCATTCGGACCAGGAACCATGATCATCACACTGGCGGAGACAG ATATTGTCCCTGTGGGAATAATAGCTGGTGGGACAGTCGGCTCGTCCATCCTGCTTCTTCTCTTCTTGCTTACCCTGGCCTTCTACCTCTATCGCCAACGAAAAGCCC GTCGTCGAGGTGTTGCACTAAAGCCTGACATTAAAGTGGAGACAGTCAACAAGGAGACACCAAGCCTAGAGGAAGACACAGCAAGTGTCTCCACAGCATCTCGCATG CCTTTCAAGGAGGACACAGAACTGAAGCAGGAGACACGCAGTGAAACACTGGAGACAAAGGAGGAGTACGAGCTGAAG GATCCAACAAACGGCTATTACAACGTACGTGCGACGACCCACGAAGAAGGGCGCACCACGGCACGCTACCAGGAATTCCGCCCACAAAATCCGGCCGCAGCCTCTACCTCTGCAGCAGGCCCAGCACCAGGTATTAATCCCGCTCCCATCGGCCGCTATGAACCGCGCCCACCATCCCGGATTACTCACAACACCTACGCCCACTTCAGCACCATCGCCAGAACCAAACAAAGCCAGGGTCCACCGAAAGCAGCGCTTCAGACCACAGATTATTCCAGAGAATGTGGTCTGCTGGAATCGACCAACCCGCTCACTTATGACACGTATGGATACCAACCCACGGCGCAATACGCTCAGTACAGGCTTGGTTTCGCTCCGCCGCTTGAGGAAGGACCAGCGTATGAGATGTACCCAACAGGACAGGGAGTGGGGCCGAGTCAAGGGGTCGGGCCAGATGCTGGACTGGGGAAGTACGGGAGCTCGACACGCTTCTCCTATTCGTCTCCACCTACAGAATACTCTCAGAGACACACCCAGAGGATGCAGACACATGTATGA